ACGCAACATGACGATGGTGCTGGCGCCGCACCGCGGTGCGAAGACTCGCGCCAGGGCGCGCCACCCGGGTGAACCTGTGGCGGGGCCAGCAACCAATCCCAATGCGGCCGGCGACACCAAACCTTCACCGAACTGACCTGACAGCGAGACCAGCAGAACCGAGAAATTAGAGGAAACATGCCCAAGGCCAAGACCCACAGCGGGGCGTCGAAGCGGTTCCGGCGCACCGGGACCGGCAAGATCGTCCGTCAGAAAGCTAACCGCCGGCATCTGCTCGAGCACAAGCCGACCAGGCGCACCCGGCGGCTGGACGGCCGCACGGTGGTGTCGGCCAACGACACCAAGCGGGTCAATTCGCTGCTGAACGGCTGACCGGCGCGCGGGACGACCACCTAGCGCCGGCTCCCGCCCTTACGACCAGTTACGTCTGAACGAGAGTAGGAACATCCATGGCACGCGTGAAGCGGGCAGTCAACGCCCACAAGAAGAGGCGCACCGTCCTGAAGGCCTCGAAAGGCTATCGCGGCCAGCGATCCCGGCTCTACCGCAAAGCCAAAGAGCAGCAGCTGCATTCGCTGAACTACGCCTTCCGTGACCGCCGCGCGCGCAAGGGCGAGTTCCGCAAGTTGTGGATTTCGCGAATCAATGCCGCTGCGCGCGCCAACGACATCACCTACAACCGGTTGATCCAGGGCCTCAAGGCCGCGGGCATCGAGGTGGACCGCAAAAACCTCGCTGACATCGCGGTCAGCGATCCGGCGGCGTTCACTGCGCTCGTCGACGTGGCCCGGGCGGCCCTGCCCGAGGATGTCAACGCGCCCTCCGGAGAGGCTGCCTGACTTCGCGCTCCGGGTTTCCGGTGCTCACCGAGCGCTCGGCGCGAGTGGTCGCGGCGGTCAAGCTGCATCGCCACGTCGGCCGGCGGCGCGCGGGGCGGTTTCTCGCCGAGGGCCCTAACCTGGTCGAGGCCGCGTCGGCGCGCGGGCTGGTCCGGGACGTGTTTGTGACCGAGCCCGCGGCGCGGCGGCACCAGTCACTGCTGACCGGGCAGCGGGCGCCGGTCCATGTGGTGACCGAGCGCGCCGCAAAAGCGCTGTCCGACACGGTAACTCCGGCGGGTTTGGTCGCGGTGTGCGAAATGCCGGAGACCCGGCTTGAGGATGTGCTGACCGGCTCACCCCGGCTGATCGCGGCCGCCGTCGAGATCAGCGAGCCAGGCAACGCGGGCACGGTGATCCGGATCGCCGACGCGATGGGAGCCGCGGCCGTCGTCCTCGCGGGACATGGCGTCGATCCGTACAACGGCAAATGTCTGCGCGCCTCGGCCGGCAGCATCTTCTCGATCCCGGTTGTCGTCGCGCCCGATGCCCGCGCCGCCGTCACGGCGTTGCGCGCGGCCGGGCTGCAGGTGCTGGCCACCACGCTGGACGGCGAGCTGCCCCTTCACGAGGCTGACCTCGCCGCGCCGACGGCATGGCTGTTCGGACCGGAATCACACGGCTTGCCGGCCGTAATTGCCGACGCTGCCGACCACCGCGTGCGCATCCCGATGTCCGGTGGCGCGGAGAGCCTGAACGTGGCCGCCGCCGCGGCGATCTGCCTCTATCAGAGCGCGCGGGCGCTGGCCGCACTCCCTGAACCCTAGGCGCACCCTAGGCGGGGTCGCGCTGGTAAGTCCGTCGGGCGCCGGCCGACGACCATCCCACCACCGCGATCGACGTTTATCTGCGAAACGTCAATCTCGACGCGTGTGCGTGACCGCTTGCCTCGGTCGCGACAAACCCAGGAGTGAGCAGCCTCAGGCCGCCCGAGTGCGCCCCCGGGCCGGCCGCAGGCCGGCGATCGACAACGTGCTGTGCACCAGCGATCCCGCGCGCTCCATCAGGGCCCTGGCGGGGTCGAAAGGGGAGCGGGGACGAGGGGGGAAGTAGTGCATCGGCAGCCCGCGTCGGTCGCGCGGTGGCGCCATGAAACGGGGCGCTTCGACCAGCGGCGCGTCGCTTGGCAGCCGCCCCTCGGCCCTGCGGTAGGCGGCCAGCGCGCGCGGGTGCAGGCGGATCTCGTCGGGCACCGCCAGGAAAGCCAGCTCGACGAACTTTCCGAACAACCTGAGCAAGATCTCGTCGCCCGGTGTCCAGCGCATCCCGGCCTTCTCCCGAACGGCGGGCTCGAATAGGCCCGCCGCGATCCAGCGCTGACCCGCCACCAACGGCCTGAACAGTTGGTCCCAGATCGGGGTGGGGATCAGCACGAACTTCGGCTTGGGGATCCGCATGTTGAAGATGTCCAGGGTCGCCTGGTTGATCTCCAGCCGCTCGCGGCCGACGCGCTCCCAGTACTCCTGGAAGTCTTCCCACGACTTCGGCACCGGGCGCATGCTCATCCCGTACATCCGATACCACTGCACGTGCTCGTCGAACAGTTGTCGCTTTTCGGCCTCGGTCAAGCCTCCGCAGAAGTACTCGGCCACCTTGATCACCAGCATGAAAAATGTGGCGTGGGCCCAGTAGAACGTCTCCGGATTCAGCGCGTGATAGCGGCGCCCCGCCGCGTCGACTCCTTTGATCGTGCGGTGGTAGCCCTTGATCTGCTGGCCGGTCTGTGCCGCCCGGTCGCCGTCGTAGACGACGCCCATGATCGGGTACACCGACCGGGCCACCCGTTGCAACGGTTCGCGCAGCAGGATTGAGTGCTCCTCGACACCGGCGCCGAGCTCTGGATACATGTTCTGGATCGCGCCGATCCACACACCCATCATTCCCGTGCGCAGGTCTCCGAAATATTTCCAAGTCAGGGAATCGGGTCCGAGTGGATCAGCGGATGTCGTCGATGTCGCGGTCATCACGGCCTCCTGCTCCTGATTGGGCTCTGATGGGCCTCACGATAACTTTGACAACGTGCGTTGTCCACGATTTCGGCCGATGCCCAACGAGGGCGTTATCGCGCGTCCATACCGGTGTGGCAGCCCTGTGACCAGGCCGTTTGTGGCGGGTCGCGACGAACCCGCCGAGCCGCGAGCGGGGGTGGTCCGCGTAGCGATTCTCGGCCGATGAACCCTTGTAATTCGGGAGTCCGGTGAAAGCTGTTGGCCAAAAGCGCCGAAAAGACGTCAACCGGATCAGGCTTGCTGAGAGTACACTTTGCCTTCTGGCGATTTCTTGGTGATTTCCTTTTCGTCAAGAGGAGACCGGTTATGTCGTTTCTGAGCGTGGTGCCGGACATCGTGGGTGCGGCGGCCGGGAAATTGGAGGGCATTGGCTCCGCGCTGAATGCGGCGAATGCGGCGGCGGCGACGCCCACGACCGGGCTTGCGCCCATGGCCGCCGATGAGGTGTCGGCGGCCGTCACGGCAATGTTTGCGACACACGCGCAGGCATATCAAGCCCTCAGCGCCCAAGCAGCGGCGTTTCACGATCAGTTCACGCGCGCGTTGAACGCCGGCGCTGGCGCATATGTCAGCGCCGACATTGCCAACGCCACGCTGGTCACCGGCGGCGGTGGCGTCGGCACCACGGTCACCGGCGCGGTGGCTCCACTTCTGGGCCCCACCGCGCCCTTCAGCGCTCCGCTCGTCAATACGAACACCCCGCTGGGCCCCATCTCGCTCACGCTAAACGGAACGGTCGACCTGATTACGGGCGAAATCGCTTTCGACTC
This is a stretch of genomic DNA from Mycobacterium lacus. It encodes these proteins:
- a CDS encoding PE family protein, encoding MSFLSVVPDIVGAAAGKLEGIGSALNAANAAAATPTTGLAPMAADEVSAAVTAMFATHAQAYQALSAQAAAFHDQFTRALNAGAGAYVSADIANATLVTGGGGVGTTVTGAVAPLLGPTAPFSAPLVNTNTPLGPISLTLNGTVDLITGEIAFDSGSFALPTPLALGVDAVGPYYVALTALQHSGAAFANAASSGNLLGAASALVHAPGDVVTGFLFGHETISQTVPAPAGLGYRSFGFNVPVGGLLTPLQPVTVTATPTSGTPTVIALSGTQFGGLVPALLHGVIPGY
- the rpmI gene encoding 50S ribosomal protein L35 — its product is MPKAKTHSGASKRFRRTGTGKIVRQKANRRHLLEHKPTRRTRRLDGRTVVSANDTKRVNSLLNG
- a CDS encoding TrmH family RNA methyltransferase, whose product is MLTERSARVVAAVKLHRHVGRRRAGRFLAEGPNLVEAASARGLVRDVFVTEPAARRHQSLLTGQRAPVHVVTERAAKALSDTVTPAGLVAVCEMPETRLEDVLTGSPRLIAAAVEISEPGNAGTVIRIADAMGAAAVVLAGHGVDPYNGKCLRASAGSIFSIPVVVAPDARAAVTALRAAGLQVLATTLDGELPLHEADLAAPTAWLFGPESHGLPAVIADAADHRVRIPMSGGAESLNVAAAAAICLYQSARALAALPEP
- a CDS encoding oxygenase MpaB family protein; its protein translation is MTATSTTSADPLGPDSLTWKYFGDLRTGMMGVWIGAIQNMYPELGAGVEEHSILLREPLQRVARSVYPIMGVVYDGDRAAQTGQQIKGYHRTIKGVDAAGRRYHALNPETFYWAHATFFMLVIKVAEYFCGGLTEAEKRQLFDEHVQWYRMYGMSMRPVPKSWEDFQEYWERVGRERLEINQATLDIFNMRIPKPKFVLIPTPIWDQLFRPLVAGQRWIAAGLFEPAVREKAGMRWTPGDEILLRLFGKFVELAFLAVPDEIRLHPRALAAYRRAEGRLPSDAPLVEAPRFMAPPRDRRGLPMHYFPPRPRSPFDPARALMERAGSLVHSTLSIAGLRPARGRTRAA
- the rplT gene encoding 50S ribosomal protein L20 → MARVKRAVNAHKKRRTVLKASKGYRGQRSRLYRKAKEQQLHSLNYAFRDRRARKGEFRKLWISRINAAARANDITYNRLIQGLKAAGIEVDRKNLADIAVSDPAAFTALVDVARAALPEDVNAPSGEAA